From Micromonospora auratinigra:
AGCAGCTGTGCCCAGGTGGTCATCCACGGGGTGAGCTTCGCGGTGACCTCAGCGAGGAGCGTGATGGCCTCGTGGGCGGGCACCTTGGCATCTGGCTCGACCAGGACATGCAGCCACCAGGCGTCCAGGAACTCCCGTAGGGCGTCCTGTTGTCCGGCGGGCCATTCCTGCCATCGCCCGACCGTGAACAGATGTCCCAGGCTCGCCATCCCGGCCATCGGCTCTACGTGGCCCGCTACGAGGGCCTGGGTCAGTTGGGGCAGTATCCGACGCAGCAGCGGCCCAGGGTAGCGCCAATCTGTGGTCCAGTACGCGCGGCGGAGCAGGTCGTCGTCAAGCGGCGCGTCCGGCGCCTTGAGTAGCTCCAGCTCCTCCGCGCTGCCCCAGTGGCACGCGCAGTTGGACTCCTGCCGATGGGCGGTCATGCCTCTGAATGCCCCGGCCACACCCGACAGCGCCGCCTCGAGGCGGCGGCCCACGACAGTCGGATCAGGGGTCATCGTGGTCCCTCTCGAGCACGCCGGAGGCCTATGCCTGGCCGAAGGAAGGGATCTTGCCACACGAACCCCCGCGCGCACGTCACGGCTACGTTAGGGCCCATGACGACGACCTTGGGCCGGTTTGCCGGCGTCACGATAGATTGTCAAGACCCACAGGCGTTGGCTGACTTCTGGTCCGCAGTGCTCGGCGGCCGGGTGGTGGAGTCCCTACCCGGCTGGCGGCGAGTCATCCTCACCGACGGCGGGCCGGTGTTGACGTTCCAACCGGTACCGGAGCCCAAG
This genomic window contains:
- a CDS encoding VOC family protein, producing the protein MTTTLGRFAGVTIDCQDPQALADFWSAVLGGRVVESLPGWRRVILTDGGPVLTFQPVPEPKVGKARLHLDIAVADAGEAVDRIGTLGGRWTGERHDYPEGAVLVMADPESNEFCVVQYYQK